One Rosa chinensis cultivar Old Blush chromosome 5, RchiOBHm-V2, whole genome shotgun sequence genomic region harbors:
- the LOC112168256 gene encoding putative pentatricopeptide repeat-containing protein At1g12700, mitochondrial: MDLFSEMITRGIAPNVVTYNCLIQGVCNLGQWKQATRLLNEMVSKGIFPDVRTFNILVDALCKEGMVVEAKTVVQMMIQRHIEPTVVTYNSLMDGYCLRGAMDEAGQVFDLMISKASMVDVRSCNILINGYCKAKTVDKAHEIFKEMRRMELVPDTITYNTLIDGLFKMGRIQEAEKLFSEMLGCGQLPNLRTYTVILDGLCNNQQLSMAIELLKEMEANKVELNVVVYTLVIEGLCKAGKIESARDLFCGLSSKGVQPNVRTYTVMIHGLCHHGLIIEAEKLLREMGGKGCFPNDCTYNTIIRGLLNNNETSWATRLIQEMIERGFSADASTMELIVDLLSKDIVDPALLQLLKDSR; this comes from the coding sequence ATGGACCTCTTCTCGGAAATGATTACCAGAGGTATTGCTCCAAACGTCGTTACTTACAACTGTTTGATTCAAGGAGTTTGCAATTTAGGCCAGTGGAAACAAGCTACGAGGTTGTTGAACGAAATGGTGAGTAAAGGTATCTTTCCAGATGTCCGCACCTTCAATATCTTGGTTGATGCTCTTTGTAAGGAAGGGATGGTCGTGGAAGCCAAAACTGTGGTTCAAATGATGATTCAAAGACATATTGAACCTACTGTCGTTACATACAACTCACTTATGGACGGTTACTGTTTGCGAGGAGCAATGGATGAGGCAGGACAAGTTTTTGATCTTATGATTAGCAAGGCCTCCATGGTTGATGTTCGGAGTTGTAACATATTGATTAACGGATATTGCAAGGCTAAAACGGTTGATAAGGCTCACGAGATTTTCAAGGAAATGCGTCGTATGGAACTTGTTCCCGATACCATTACTTATAACACTCTTATTGATGGTCTTTTCAAAATGGGGAGAATTCAAGAAGCAGAAAAGCTGTTCTCTGAGATGCTAGGTTGTGGACAGCTTCCAAACCTTCGAACTTACACTGTGATACTTGATGGCCTGTGTAACAACCAGCAACTTTCTATGGCAATAGAATTGCTTAAAGAAATGGAAGCCAACAAAGTAGAACTTAATGTCGTAGTTTACACTCTTGTTATTGAAGGTTTGTGCAAAGCTGGAAAAATTGAATCCGCAAGAGATCTCTTCTGTGGTTTGTCGTCAAAAGGAGTTCAGCCTAATGTCAGAACATACACTGTAATGATTCATGGACTTTGTCATCATGGTTTAATAATTGAAGCAGAAAAGTTGCTGAGAGAAATGGGAGGGAAAGGATGTTTTCCAAATGATTGCACCTATAACACCATTATCCGAGGGTTGTTAAATAACAATGAGACGTCATGGGCTACGAGACTTATACAAGAAATGATTGAGAGGGGTTTCTCTGCAGATGCATCAACTATGGAATTGATTGTTGATTTATTGTCGAAGGATATAGTAGATCCGGCTTTGTTGCAGCTGTTAAAAGATTCACGATAA